One Streptomyces sp. SAI-135 DNA segment encodes these proteins:
- the efeU gene encoding iron uptake transporter permease EfeU, protein MFSNYLIGLREGLEASLVVCILIAYLVKTGRRDALRPIWTGIGVAVALALGFGCALEFGSQELTFEAQEALGGTLSVIAVGLVTWMVFWMRRTARHLKSELHGKLDAALQMGTGALVATAFLAVGREGLETALFVWTSVRAAGDGTPRPLIGAALGILTAIALGWLFYRGALRINLAKFFTWTGGMLVVVAAGVLAYGFHDLQEADWLPGLNDKAFDISDTVPPDSWYGTLLKGVFNFQPDPTVLQVTVWLLYLVPTLALFLAPVGFASGKGKVKAPDEQGSQPSKAPQA, encoded by the coding sequence GTGTTCTCCAACTACCTGATCGGTCTGCGCGAGGGCCTGGAGGCGTCTCTCGTCGTCTGCATCCTCATCGCCTACCTGGTGAAGACGGGCCGCCGGGACGCCCTCCGGCCCATCTGGACCGGCATCGGCGTCGCGGTGGCGCTCGCCCTCGGTTTCGGGTGCGCGCTCGAATTCGGCTCGCAGGAGCTCACGTTCGAGGCGCAGGAGGCCCTCGGCGGCACCCTGTCGGTCATCGCGGTCGGCCTGGTGACGTGGATGGTCTTCTGGATGCGGCGCACCGCCCGGCATCTGAAGTCCGAGCTGCACGGCAAGCTGGACGCCGCCCTGCAGATGGGCACGGGTGCCCTGGTCGCCACCGCGTTCCTGGCCGTCGGCCGGGAGGGCCTGGAGACCGCCCTGTTCGTGTGGACGTCGGTGCGCGCGGCCGGTGACGGCACCCCGCGCCCGCTGATCGGGGCGGCCCTGGGCATCCTGACCGCGATCGCGCTCGGCTGGCTGTTCTACCGCGGCGCCCTGCGCATCAACCTCGCCAAGTTCTTCACCTGGACCGGCGGGATGCTCGTGGTCGTGGCCGCGGGGGTGCTGGCGTACGGCTTCCACGACCTCCAGGAGGCCGACTGGCTGCCCGGCCTGAACGACAAGGCCTTCGACATCAGCGACACGGTCCCCCCGGACAGCTGGTACGGCACCCTCCTCAAGGGTGTGTTCAACTTCCAGCCGGACCCGACCGTCCTTCAGGTCACGGTGTGGCTGCTGTACTTGGTCCCGACGCTCGCGCTCTTCCTCGCCCCGGTAGGGTTCGCCTCCGGGAAGGGGAAGGTGAAGGCACCTGATGAGCAGGGATCGCAGCCCTCGAAGGCTCCGCAGGCTTGA
- a CDS encoding site-2 protease family protein, protein MTTATTRHSDRRISPVFIGIVAVTAVTGWATWTGFAEKPGIAVFLFVTGAWIVSLCLHEYAHARTALHSGDITIGAKGYLTLNPLKYTHALLSIVLPVIFVIMGGIGLPGGAVFIERDRIRGRWRHSLISAAGPLTNVLFAVACTAPFWLDALTGVPQEFRFALAFLALLQVSAALLNFLPVPGLDGYGVIEPWLSYNVKRQVEPFAPFGLLFVFALLWVPQVNAVFFDIVDAVLRGLQVDAWEASSGWSLYRFWS, encoded by the coding sequence ATGACCACCGCCACCACCCGCCACAGCGACCGGCGGATCAGTCCGGTCTTCATCGGGATCGTCGCGGTCACGGCAGTGACGGGCTGGGCCACCTGGACCGGCTTCGCCGAGAAGCCCGGCATCGCCGTGTTCCTGTTCGTGACCGGCGCCTGGATCGTCTCCCTGTGCCTGCACGAGTACGCGCACGCCCGCACCGCCCTGCACAGCGGCGACATCACGATCGGCGCGAAGGGCTACCTCACGCTGAACCCGCTGAAGTACACCCACGCCCTGCTCAGCATCGTGCTCCCCGTCATCTTCGTGATCATGGGCGGCATCGGCCTCCCCGGCGGCGCGGTCTTCATCGAGCGCGACCGGATCCGCGGCCGCTGGCGGCACAGCCTGATCTCCGCGGCGGGCCCGCTCACGAACGTACTGTTCGCCGTCGCCTGCACCGCCCCGTTCTGGCTGGACGCCCTCACCGGCGTCCCCCAGGAGTTCCGCTTCGCGCTGGCCTTCCTCGCCCTGCTCCAGGTCTCGGCCGCCCTGCTGAACTTCCTGCCGGTCCCGGGCCTGGACGGCTACGGCGTCATCGAGCCCTGGCTGTCGTACAACGTCAAGCGCCAGGTGGAGCCCTTCGCGCCCTTCGGCCTGCTGTTCGTGTTCGCGCTGCTGTGGGTGCCGCAGGTCAACGCCGTGTTCTTCGACATCGTCGACGCCGTTCTGCGCGGACTCCAGGTCGACGCATGGGAGGCCTCGTCCGGCTGGAGCCTCTACCGCTTCTGGAGCTGA
- a CDS encoding bifunctional DNA primase/polymerase: MSAESGGLTGLQGKLSQWLRGRRPKEAAAGDDGGREALLLAAASAGLPLAPAAHPAPGYRCSCDRVGCPTPARHPVSFAWQTQSTTDRAQIERWARHQPQANFITATGMVHDVLDVPLEAGREALERLLAAGVEVGPVAESDDGRLLFFTLTRGTPEDEDEWWPCELDCHPETADEHPGLRWHCRGSYVLVPPARLPGDQAVHWVRGLEHPLPDPLSLLEVLTDVCARHVGEEPDHTDAAWPLRR; the protein is encoded by the coding sequence ATGAGCGCGGAGTCGGGGGGCCTGACCGGCCTGCAGGGCAAACTCTCCCAGTGGCTGCGCGGACGCCGGCCGAAGGAGGCCGCCGCCGGGGACGACGGCGGCCGTGAGGCCCTGCTGCTGGCCGCCGCCTCAGCGGGACTCCCGCTGGCCCCCGCCGCGCACCCCGCCCCCGGATACCGGTGCTCCTGCGACCGCGTCGGCTGTCCCACACCCGCCCGGCACCCGGTGTCGTTCGCCTGGCAGACCCAGTCGACCACCGACCGCGCGCAGATCGAGCGCTGGGCCAGGCACCAGCCGCAGGCCAACTTCATCACCGCGACCGGCATGGTCCACGACGTCCTGGACGTCCCCCTGGAGGCCGGCCGCGAAGCCCTGGAGCGGCTCCTGGCCGCCGGCGTCGAGGTCGGCCCGGTCGCCGAGAGCGACGACGGACGGCTCCTCTTCTTCACCCTCACCCGCGGCACCCCCGAGGACGAGGACGAGTGGTGGCCGTGCGAACTGGACTGCCACCCCGAGACGGCGGACGAACACCCCGGCCTGCGCTGGCACTGCCGCGGCTCCTACGTCCTCGTACCGCCCGCCCGGCTGCCCGGCGACCAGGCCGTGCACTGGGTCCGCGGCCTCGAACACCCGCTGCCCGACCCGCTGAGCCTCCTGGAAGTCCTCACCGACGTCTGCGCCCGCCACGTGGGCGAGGAGCCGGACCACACCGACGCGGCCTGGCCCCTGCGCCGGTAG
- the efeO gene encoding iron uptake system protein EfeO, producing MRAVRLSVLTATAVAALTAVTGCTEKASSGGSDRVIDVTATDSKCEVSKKEFPAGHVELAIENKGSKVTEVYVLFPDDRIVTERENIGPGTKQKVTAEVKAGDYTIACKPGMKGDGIRQEVKATGGTAAKRDPRLDAAVAAYRKYAQEQADATLPLAKTFAAAVKAGDLEAAKKAYAPSRIGWERTEPVAESFGDIDPKVDVREDGLEDGQKWTGWHRLEKSLWQDKKITAEDKTLADQLITDLTDWQNRVGKADITPTSMANGAKELLDEVATGKVTGEEERYSHTDLVDFKANVEGAEKSYELLKPVAEENDAALVAELDKQFAALDTLLDKYRADKSSYDFTSYDKVGDADRKQLSDGVNALAEPLSKLAAAVVTKSS from the coding sequence ATGCGCGCCGTCAGACTGTCCGTCCTCACCGCCACCGCCGTGGCGGCCCTGACCGCCGTCACGGGGTGCACGGAGAAGGCAAGCTCCGGGGGCAGCGACCGTGTGATCGACGTGACCGCCACGGACAGCAAGTGCGAGGTCTCCAAGAAGGAGTTCCCGGCCGGCCACGTGGAACTCGCGATCGAGAACAAGGGCTCCAAGGTCACCGAGGTCTACGTCCTGTTCCCGGACGACCGGATCGTCACCGAGCGGGAGAACATCGGCCCCGGCACCAAGCAGAAGGTCACCGCCGAGGTGAAGGCCGGCGACTACACGATCGCCTGCAAGCCCGGCATGAAGGGCGACGGCATCCGCCAGGAGGTCAAGGCCACCGGCGGGACCGCCGCCAAGCGCGACCCGCGTCTGGACGCGGCCGTCGCCGCGTACCGCAAGTACGCGCAGGAGCAGGCCGACGCGACCCTGCCGCTGGCGAAGACCTTCGCCGCCGCCGTCAAGGCCGGTGACCTGGAGGCCGCCAAGAAGGCCTACGCCCCCTCCCGCATCGGCTGGGAGCGCACCGAGCCGGTCGCCGAGTCCTTCGGTGACATCGACCCCAAGGTCGACGTCCGCGAGGACGGCCTGGAGGACGGCCAGAAGTGGACCGGCTGGCACCGGCTGGAGAAGTCCCTCTGGCAGGACAAGAAGATCACCGCCGAGGACAAGACCCTCGCCGACCAGCTCATCACCGACCTCACCGACTGGCAGAACCGGGTCGGCAAGGCGGACATCACCCCGACCTCCATGGCCAACGGCGCCAAGGAGCTCCTCGACGAGGTCGCCACCGGCAAGGTCACCGGCGAGGAGGAGCGCTACTCGCACACCGACCTCGTCGACTTCAAGGCCAACGTCGAGGGCGCCGAGAAGTCGTACGAGCTGCTGAAGCCGGTCGCCGAGGAGAACGACGCAGCCCTGGTCGCCGAGCTCGACAAGCAGTTCGCGGCGCTCGACACGCTGCTGGACAAGTACCGGGCGGACAAGTCGTCGTACGACTTCACCTCGTACGACAAGGTCGGCGACGCCGATCGCAAGCAGCTGTCGGACGGTGTGAACGCGCTCGCGGAGCCGCTGTCCAAGCTGGCCGCAGCCGTCGTCACCAAGTCCTCCTGA
- the map gene encoding type I methionyl aminopeptidase, translating into MSGQSLLVPGELSPIRSVPGNIRRPEYVGKPAPAPYTGPEVQTPETIEAMRVAGRIAARAMAEAAKLIAPGVTTDELDKVAHEYMCDHGAYPSTLGYRGFPKSLCTSLNEVICHGIPDSTVLRDGDIINLDVTAYIGGVHGDNNATYLVGDVDEESRLLVERTRESLDRAIKAVKPGRQINIIGRVIESYAKRFGYGVVRDFTGHGINSSFHSGLIIPHYDSPHATTVIQPGMTFTIEPMLTLGTHEYDMWDDGWTVVTKDRKRTAQFEHTLVVTETGAEILTLP; encoded by the coding sequence ATGTCTGGCCAGTCGCTGCTCGTGCCCGGGGAGCTGTCCCCCATCCGTTCCGTGCCCGGAAACATCCGGCGTCCCGAGTACGTCGGCAAGCCCGCGCCGGCGCCGTACACCGGGCCGGAGGTGCAGACCCCGGAGACGATCGAGGCGATGCGGGTCGCCGGCCGTATCGCGGCGCGGGCGATGGCGGAGGCCGCGAAGCTGATCGCTCCCGGGGTGACCACCGACGAGCTGGACAAGGTGGCGCACGAGTACATGTGCGACCACGGCGCCTACCCGTCGACGCTGGGGTACCGGGGTTTCCCGAAGTCGCTGTGCACGAGCCTCAACGAGGTGATCTGCCACGGCATTCCGGACTCCACCGTGCTCCGGGACGGCGACATCATCAACCTCGACGTGACGGCGTACATCGGCGGGGTGCACGGCGACAACAACGCGACGTACCTGGTGGGTGACGTCGACGAGGAGAGCCGGCTGCTGGTCGAGCGGACCCGGGAGTCCCTGGACCGTGCGATCAAGGCGGTCAAGCCGGGCCGGCAGATCAACATCATCGGCCGTGTGATCGAGTCGTACGCCAAGCGCTTCGGCTACGGAGTCGTCCGCGACTTCACGGGCCACGGCATCAACTCCTCCTTCCACAGCGGCCTGATCATCCCGCACTACGACAGCCCGCACGCGACGACGGTCATCCAGCCCGGGATGACCTTCACGATCGAGCCGATGCTGACGCTCGGGACGCACGAGTACGACATGTGGGACGACGGGTGGACGGTCGTCACGAAGGACCGCAAGCGGACGGCCCAGTTCGAGCACACGCTGGTGGTGACGGAGACGGGCGCGGAGATCCTGACCCTCCCCTGA
- a CDS encoding MFS transporter, whose translation MTDDAPAPPSGLRAMLPDLAPWRASRDFRRLWYAGLISNFGSFLTFVALPVQLKDLTDSAAAVGAIGAVELIPLLVFGLYGGALADAWDKRKLIVWTEVGQGLLSAALLLNALLPHPAVWPLYVVAALSSALVSVQRPALDSLWPRIVAHDHLPAAASLNSFRWTVGGVAGPALAGVVVAYAGLGWAYGADLLTFAVSVVLIARIAASPASHEAAKPSLKAVAEGARYAWSRKELLGTYAVDLAAMFLAMPLALLPFLADELDARWSLGLMYASVPLGALLVSLMSGWTSRVHRHGRMVVLSAALWGVAIAAAGVMDDVWLVLLFLTVAGGCDMVSGIFRGAMWNQTIPDELRGRLAGIELLSYSVGPTVGQVRAGGFAAWWGVRTSVWSGGLLCAGAVGLLALCLPKLMSYDVRTNEHATRLREQRAAAAPAPMEA comes from the coding sequence GTGACCGACGACGCCCCCGCTCCCCCCTCCGGCCTGCGCGCGATGCTCCCCGACCTCGCCCCCTGGCGGGCCTCCCGGGACTTCCGGCGGCTGTGGTACGCGGGGCTGATCTCGAACTTCGGCAGCTTCCTGACCTTCGTGGCCCTGCCGGTGCAGCTGAAGGACCTGACGGACTCGGCGGCGGCGGTGGGCGCGATCGGGGCGGTGGAGCTGATTCCCCTCCTCGTCTTCGGCCTGTACGGCGGCGCGCTCGCCGACGCCTGGGACAAACGGAAGCTGATCGTGTGGACCGAGGTGGGGCAGGGCCTGCTGAGCGCGGCCCTGCTGCTCAACGCGCTGCTCCCGCACCCCGCCGTCTGGCCGCTGTACGTCGTCGCCGCCCTGTCCTCCGCCCTGGTCTCGGTGCAGCGTCCGGCGCTCGACTCGCTCTGGCCCCGGATCGTGGCCCACGACCACCTCCCGGCGGCGGCCTCGCTGAACTCGTTCCGCTGGACGGTCGGCGGGGTCGCGGGCCCGGCGCTGGCGGGCGTGGTGGTGGCTTACGCGGGCCTCGGCTGGGCGTACGGGGCGGACCTGCTGACGTTCGCCGTCTCCGTCGTCCTCATCGCGCGGATCGCTGCCTCCCCGGCCTCCCACGAGGCGGCCAAGCCGTCACTGAAGGCCGTCGCGGAGGGCGCGCGGTACGCCTGGAGCCGCAAGGAGCTGCTCGGCACCTACGCCGTCGACCTCGCCGCGATGTTCCTGGCGATGCCGCTGGCCCTGCTGCCGTTCCTCGCGGACGAGCTGGACGCGCGGTGGTCGCTGGGCCTGATGTACGCGAGCGTCCCGCTCGGCGCGCTGCTGGTGAGCCTCATGAGCGGCTGGACGTCCCGGGTCCACCGCCACGGCCGGATGGTGGTGCTGTCGGCAGCCCTGTGGGGTGTGGCGATCGCGGCCGCCGGGGTCATGGACGACGTATGGCTGGTGCTGCTGTTCCTGACCGTGGCCGGCGGCTGCGACATGGTCAGCGGGATCTTCCGCGGGGCCATGTGGAACCAGACGATCCCGGACGAGCTGCGCGGGCGGCTCGCCGGGATCGAGCTGCTGTCGTACTCGGTCGGCCCGACCGTGGGCCAGGTCAGGGCCGGTGGTTTCGCCGCGTGGTGGGGCGTGCGGACGTCGGTCTGGTCGGGCGGCCTGCTGTGTGCGGGCGCGGTGGGCCTGCTGGCGCTGTGCCTGCCGAAGCTGATGTCGTACGACGTGCGCACGAACGAGCACGCGACGCGGCTGCGCGAGCAACGCGCGGCAGCCGCGCCGGCGCCCATGGAGGCGTGA
- a CDS encoding PhzF family phenazine biosynthesis protein: MTDYDVLRVFCSPNGGYGNELGVVREGSVMPDRDERQAFAAKLGFSETVFVDDPERGVIDIYTPSVRLAFAGYPCVGAAWLLDVPELVTPAGVVGARLDGEFSWIEARAEWAAPRTFRQYGSAAEVDDLAVPAPGEWIYAWAWEDEAAGRIRARGFPGRGDGVEEDEATGAAAMQLTDRLGRALNITQGAGSQILTAPQPYGWVEIGGRVFLERQPER; this comes from the coding sequence GTGACTGACTACGACGTGCTGCGCGTCTTCTGCTCGCCGAACGGCGGCTACGGCAATGAGCTGGGAGTCGTCCGTGAGGGGTCCGTGATGCCGGACCGGGACGAGCGACAGGCGTTCGCCGCGAAGCTCGGGTTCAGCGAGACCGTGTTCGTCGACGACCCCGAGCGGGGCGTCATCGACATCTACACGCCCTCGGTGCGGCTGGCGTTCGCCGGATACCCGTGCGTCGGCGCCGCCTGGCTGCTCGACGTGCCCGAACTCGTCACACCCGCTGGGGTCGTCGGGGCCCGCCTCGACGGTGAGTTCAGCTGGATCGAGGCGCGGGCCGAGTGGGCGGCGCCCCGGACCTTCCGGCAGTACGGCAGCGCCGCCGAGGTGGACGACCTGGCGGTCCCGGCGCCGGGGGAGTGGATCTACGCCTGGGCCTGGGAGGACGAGGCCGCCGGACGCATCCGGGCCCGCGGCTTTCCCGGCCGGGGCGACGGGGTCGAGGAGGACGAGGCCACCGGCGCCGCGGCGATGCAGCTGACCGACCGGCTCGGCCGCGCCCTGAACATCACCCAGGGCGCGGGCTCCCAGATCCTCACCGCACCCCAGCCCTACGGCTGGGTGGAGATCGGCGGCCGCGTCTTCCTGGAACGCCAGCCCGAGCGCTAG
- a CDS encoding TetR/AcrR family transcriptional regulator: MATQNPKQPAPDTTRRSERSRRAIYDAALALVAEVGYPKTTIEGIAARAGVGKQTIYRWWSSKAEVLMEAFLDLSEQAAREAGPEETYAIPDTGDLAADLKAVLRLTVDQLNDPRFEAPSRALAAEGVVNEQVGRAFTAKLLEPSLQLYVDRVRAAQEAGQVRPEIDPRIALELWVSPLAQRWLQYTGPISYDYTDTLVDYALYGIAPR; encoded by the coding sequence ATGGCCACCCAGAACCCCAAGCAGCCCGCCCCCGACACCACCCGGCGCAGCGAGCGATCCCGCCGCGCCATCTACGACGCCGCCCTCGCTCTCGTCGCCGAGGTCGGCTATCCGAAGACCACGATCGAGGGCATCGCCGCCCGCGCGGGGGTCGGCAAGCAGACGATCTACCGCTGGTGGTCGTCGAAGGCGGAGGTGCTGATGGAGGCGTTCCTCGACCTGAGCGAGCAGGCGGCACGGGAGGCCGGCCCCGAGGAGACGTACGCCATTCCGGACACCGGTGACCTCGCCGCCGACCTCAAGGCCGTACTGCGGCTGACCGTGGACCAGCTCAACGACCCCCGCTTCGAAGCCCCCTCCCGCGCCCTGGCCGCCGAGGGCGTCGTCAACGAGCAGGTCGGCCGCGCCTTCACGGCCAAGCTCCTCGAACCCTCGCTCCAGCTCTACGTCGACCGCGTGCGCGCCGCCCAGGAGGCCGGCCAGGTGCGCCCCGAAATCGACCCCCGCATCGCCCTCGAACTCTGGGTCTCCCCCCTCGCCCAGCGCTGGCTGCAGTACACCGGCCCGATCAGCTACGACTACACCGACACCCTCGTCGACTACGCCCTGTACGGCATCGCGCCCCGCTGA
- a CDS encoding biliverdin-producing heme oxygenase, with translation MDSFSTVIRTASHEQHVEAETSTFMSDLLGGRLGVDAYARYTEQLWFVYEALETGTERLAADPVTAPFIRPELFRRAALERDLEHLRGADWRRVVSALPATEVYAARVRECAEQWRAGYIAHHYTRYLGDLSGGQIIRDRAEKTWGFERKGDGVRFYVFEEITNPAAFKRGYRRLLDEVRADDLERQRVVAECKRAFALNTAMFRALAEEFPLSA, from the coding sequence ATGGACTCCTTCTCGACAGTCATCCGCACCGCGTCCCACGAGCAGCATGTCGAGGCGGAGACCTCGACGTTCATGAGCGACCTGCTCGGCGGCCGGCTCGGCGTCGACGCCTACGCGCGCTACACCGAGCAACTGTGGTTCGTCTACGAGGCGCTGGAGACCGGCACCGAGCGGCTGGCGGCGGACCCGGTGACCGCCCCCTTCATCCGGCCGGAGCTGTTCCGACGGGCGGCGCTGGAGCGGGACCTGGAGCATCTGCGGGGCGCGGACTGGCGCAGGGTCGTCTCGGCCCTGCCGGCGACGGAGGTCTACGCGGCCCGGGTGCGCGAGTGCGCCGAGCAGTGGCGGGCGGGCTACATCGCCCACCACTACACCCGCTATCTCGGCGACCTCTCCGGCGGCCAGATCATCCGGGACCGGGCGGAGAAGACCTGGGGCTTCGAGAGGAAGGGCGACGGCGTCCGCTTCTACGTCTTCGAGGAGATCACCAACCCGGCCGCGTTCAAGCGGGGTTACCGCCGACTACTGGACGAAGTCCGCGCGGACGATCTGGAGAGGCAGCGCGTGGTGGCCGAGTGCAAGAGGGCGTTCGCCCTGAACACCGCGATGTTCAGGGCCCTCGCCGAGGAGTTCCCGCTGAGCGCCTAG
- a CDS encoding DUF6243 family protein: protein MTRGGAGGMLGVGGTRSNIGREALRGGGRKGRIGGARDPQAHRRELVRKLLEKREGESPK from the coding sequence ATGACACGAGGTGGAGCGGGCGGCATGCTCGGAGTCGGAGGCACCCGCAGCAACATCGGCCGCGAGGCGCTGCGCGGTGGCGGCCGCAAAGGCCGGATCGGGGGTGCGCGGGACCCGCAGGCGCACAGGCGTGAGCTGGTGCGGAAACTCTTGGAGAAGCGGGAGGGGGAATCGCCGAAGTGA
- the npdG gene encoding NADPH-dependent F420 reductase: protein MTFSDSAAQKAPAKDPWDLPDVSGLVVGVLGGTGPQGKGLAYRLALAGQKVIIGSRAADRAQAAADELGHGVEGADNAETARRSDIVIVAVPWEGHGKTLESLREELAGKLVVDCVNPLGFDKKGAYALKPEEGSAAEQAASLLPDSRVTAAFHHLSAVLLQDPQVQEIDTDVMVLGEERADVEIVQALAGRIPGMRGIFAGRLRNAHQVESLVANLISVNRRYKAHAGLRVTDV from the coding sequence ATGACCTTTAGCGACAGTGCTGCACAGAAGGCTCCCGCCAAGGACCCCTGGGACCTTCCCGACGTCTCCGGGCTCGTCGTCGGCGTGCTCGGCGGGACCGGGCCGCAGGGCAAGGGCCTCGCCTACCGGCTCGCCCTAGCCGGGCAGAAGGTGATCATCGGTTCGCGGGCCGCCGACCGCGCGCAGGCCGCCGCCGACGAACTCGGGCACGGGGTCGAGGGCGCCGACAACGCCGAGACCGCGCGCCGCAGCGACATCGTGATCGTCGCCGTGCCGTGGGAAGGGCACGGCAAGACCCTGGAGTCGCTGCGCGAGGAACTCGCCGGCAAGCTCGTCGTCGACTGCGTCAACCCGCTCGGCTTCGACAAGAAGGGCGCCTACGCGCTGAAGCCGGAGGAGGGCAGCGCCGCCGAGCAGGCCGCCTCCCTGCTGCCCGACTCGCGGGTCACCGCCGCCTTCCACCACCTGTCGGCCGTGCTGCTCCAGGACCCGCAGGTCCAGGAGATCGACACCGACGTCATGGTGCTCGGCGAGGAGCGGGCCGACGTGGAGATCGTGCAGGCGCTGGCCGGCCGGATCCCCGGCATGCGCGGCATCTTCGCGGGCCGGCTGCGCAACGCCCACCAGGTGGAGTCGCTGGTCGCCAACCTGATCTCGGTCAACCGGCGGTACAAGGCGCACGCGGGACTGCGGGTCACGGACGTCTGA
- the efeB gene encoding iron uptake transporter deferrochelatase/peroxidase subunit: MTDAAETPSPSRRALIGWGGAGLALGAAAAGGAVAMTRTGDDISPTAAEAGAAVEFHGAHQAGIATPVQDRLHFAAFDVTTDDRAEFVQMLKDWTAAARRMTAGKAVGDGAYGGLAEAPPDDTGEALGLKPSRLTLTIGFGPSLFEKFDLADRRPEALVDLPQFAGDNLDKNRSGGDLCVQACADDPQVAVHAIRNLARIGFGKVVIRWSQLGFGKTSSTTPDAQTPRNLMGFKDGTRNIAGTETDRLKKFVWADGKDKDWMAGGSYLVARRIRMHIETWDRTSLQEQEDIFGRDKGEGAPVGRAKERDKPFLPAMKPDAHVRLAHPDSNGGATILRRGYSFTDGTDGLGRLDAGLFFLAYQKDVREGFIRIQRHLSTDALNEYIQHVGSAVFAVPPGVRDKDDWWGSTLFSEEG; encoded by the coding sequence ATGACCGACGCAGCAGAAACCCCGAGCCCCTCGCGGCGCGCACTCATCGGCTGGGGCGGGGCCGGGCTCGCGCTCGGTGCCGCCGCGGCCGGCGGCGCGGTCGCGATGACCCGCACCGGGGACGACATCAGCCCCACCGCCGCCGAGGCCGGTGCCGCCGTGGAGTTCCACGGCGCCCACCAGGCCGGCATCGCCACGCCCGTGCAGGACCGGCTGCACTTCGCCGCGTTCGACGTGACGACCGACGACCGCGCCGAGTTCGTGCAGATGCTCAAGGACTGGACGGCCGCGGCCCGCCGGATGACCGCCGGCAAGGCGGTCGGGGACGGGGCGTACGGCGGTCTCGCCGAGGCGCCGCCGGACGACACCGGGGAGGCGCTGGGGCTCAAGCCGTCCCGGCTGACGCTCACCATCGGCTTCGGGCCGTCCCTGTTCGAGAAGTTCGACCTGGCCGACCGGCGGCCCGAGGCGCTCGTCGACCTCCCCCAGTTCGCCGGGGACAACCTCGACAAGAACCGCAGCGGCGGCGACCTGTGCGTCCAGGCCTGCGCCGACGACCCGCAGGTCGCCGTGCACGCCATCCGCAACCTCGCCCGGATCGGCTTCGGCAAGGTCGTCATCAGGTGGTCCCAGCTCGGCTTCGGCAAGACGTCCTCGACCACGCCCGACGCGCAGACCCCGCGCAATCTGATGGGCTTCAAGGACGGCACCCGCAACATCGCGGGCACGGAGACGGACCGGCTGAAGAAGTTCGTCTGGGCCGACGGCAAGGACAAGGACTGGATGGCCGGCGGCTCCTACCTCGTCGCCCGCCGCATCCGCATGCACATCGAGACCTGGGACCGCACCTCGCTCCAGGAGCAGGAGGACATCTTCGGCCGGGACAAGGGCGAGGGCGCCCCGGTCGGCAGGGCCAAGGAGCGCGACAAGCCGTTCCTGCCGGCGATGAAGCCCGACGCGCACGTCCGGCTCGCGCACCCCGACTCCAACGGCGGGGCGACGATCCTGCGCCGCGGCTACTCCTTCACCGACGGCACGGACGGACTGGGCCGGCTGGACGCGGGGCTGTTCTTCCTCGCGTACCAGAAGGACGTCCGCGAGGGCTTCATCCGGATCCAGCGGCATCTGTCCACCGACGCGCTCAACGAGTACATCCAGCACGTGGGTTCAGCGGTCTTCGCCGTCCCGCCCGGCGTCCGTGACAAGGACGACTGGTGGGGCAGCACGCTGTTCTCCGAGGAGGGCTGA